GCTTGTCAGATGAATGGATGCCGGTTGCTGACGCTGGAATTATAATGAGATATAGGATGATTCAAATCGTTTGGATATCAGGACCCTGATCTAAAACCTGAAATGGAGGCATTGAATTGTTTTTGCCCTTCATCCTATTCAGGCATCCGGCTGCCGATGAATTCGATGAAGGCCTGGCACAAAGGGGAAAGGCTGCGGTGGCGGTGGTGGGTGAGGTAAAAGTCCCGCTTGAGGTTCAGGCCGTCGATGGTCAGGGCCTGCAGATTTCCGGCCGCGACGTCGTCGGCAACGGCAACGGCAGAGAGAATGGAAACCCCCATACCGCTCTTGATGCCCTGGCGCAGGGCTTCGGTGCTGCCGATGCGGGCGACCACTTTCAAATCGTTGAAACGCAATCCCGCTTCGGCGAAGCTGTTTTGGATTGATTTCAGAGTGCCCGATCCGGATTCGCGGATGATGAACGGCTCGTCGAACAACTGCTTGGCGGTTAGGTGTTTTTTGGAAAACCATCGGTGGCCAGCCGGGACGACCAGGCACATGGTATCCTCCACCAGGCGACGCTGAAAAATGCCGGGGTCGGAGGAAGCCGCTCCCACGACGCCTAGTTCCAGTTCCCCGGACAAAATTCCGTCGATAATCTGGCGGGTATCGGCTATGGAGAGGCTGATGTTGACATCCGGGTAGCGGGCGGTAAACGCACCGATGATGGCCGGCAGTATGAAAGCGCCGGGAATGGTGCTGCCGCCGATGTCCAGACAACCTTTGATTTCACCCTTGAAGGCTGCCAGGGCACTCTCGGTTTCGTCGCGCAGTGAAATCATTTTCTTGGCGTAGCGGTAGAGCAATTGCCCGGCCTTGGTGGGCAGGGCCTCCTTGGCCAGCCGGTCGATGAGGCGGCAACCGAAGTGATCCTCCAG
This window of the uncultured Desulfosarcina sp. genome carries:
- a CDS encoding selenium metabolism-associated LysR family transcriptional regulator yields the protein MDLWQLQIFCKVVDLKSFSRAGRAVHLSQPTVSSHIKDLEDHFGCRLIDRLAKEALPTKAGQLLYRYAKKMISLRDETESALAAFKGEIKGCLDIGGSTIPGAFILPAIIGAFTARYPDVNISLSIADTRQIIDGILSGELELGVVGAASSDPGIFQRRLVEDTMCLVVPAGHRWFSKKHLTAKQLFDEPFIIRESGSGTLKSIQNSFAEAGLRFNDLKVVARIGSTEALRQGIKSGMGVSILSAVAVADDVAAGNLQALTIDGLNLKRDFYLTHHRHRSLSPLCQAFIEFIGSRMPE